One genomic segment of Rubripirellula tenax includes these proteins:
- a CDS encoding sirohydrochlorin chelatase yields the protein MTTSGVLLVGHGTRDAAGTEEFFQLSRCLSDLLSPIPVESALLEFQEPTIAQAWQSLVKCGVDRVHVAPLLLFAAGHAKDDIPSIIRQCQSETPSMVTDQSRPLSRHPELIDLVVQRLSTAVARSSADPDRTAVVMVGRGSHDPCAAADMRVLTEVVRRRVPMAHFETAFYAMATPRVPDVLDKVASSGRFDAVIVHPHLLFSGRLYGAIQKQSTEASSRHPGVRFIVSDYLGPDRRVAKAIAARCGL from the coding sequence GTGACCACATCGGGCGTACTGCTGGTCGGTCACGGCACGCGAGACGCCGCTGGGACAGAAGAGTTTTTTCAACTCAGCCGGTGTCTTTCTGATTTGCTGTCGCCCATCCCGGTTGAATCGGCGCTGCTGGAATTTCAAGAACCGACGATTGCACAGGCGTGGCAGTCACTTGTGAAGTGTGGCGTCGACCGAGTCCACGTCGCACCGCTGCTGTTGTTCGCCGCCGGTCACGCCAAGGACGACATTCCGTCGATCATTCGTCAGTGCCAATCGGAAACGCCCTCGATGGTCACGGACCAATCGCGACCTTTGTCCCGACATCCGGAATTGATTGACTTGGTGGTCCAGCGTTTGAGCACCGCCGTGGCTCGTTCATCCGCCGATCCCGACCGAACCGCCGTCGTCATGGTTGGCCGCGGGAGCCACGATCCATGCGCTGCCGCCGACATGCGTGTGCTAACCGAAGTCGTTCGTCGCCGAGTTCCCATGGCGCACTTCGAAACGGCGTTCTATGCGATGGCGACACCGCGCGTCCCCGATGTACTCGACAAGGTTGCATCAAGCGGTCGCTTCGACGCCGTCATCGTGCATCCGCATCTGCTGTTTTCAGGTCGCCTGTACGGGGCGATCCAAAAACAGTCGACCGAAGCATCCTCGCGACATCCTGGTGTCCGATTCATTGTCTCGGACTACCTGGGCCCCGACCGGCGTGTCGCCAAGGCCATCGCCGCTCGCTGTGGACTGTAG
- a CDS encoding heavy-metal-associated domain-containing protein, whose protein sequence is MRGLTYAIAAIAAVGIMIAIGSRPAEEAPASAATAVSTAAMAESGTLTLKVPEMMCPFSCYPRVKESLENTAAVNGVELAAQKVEGVIDNRQVIVSYDAGFNLADAIDALQKEGFTESEMVQ, encoded by the coding sequence ATGCGTGGACTTACCTACGCCATTGCTGCTATCGCCGCCGTCGGAATCATGATCGCCATCGGTTCGCGTCCCGCCGAAGAAGCCCCCGCATCCGCTGCGACGGCGGTCTCGACCGCGGCCATGGCCGAATCAGGAACCTTGACCTTGAAGGTGCCGGAAATGATGTGTCCGTTCTCCTGCTATCCGCGCGTCAAAGAGTCGCTTGAAAACACCGCCGCGGTCAACGGCGTCGAACTGGCGGCCCAAAAGGTCGAAGGCGTTATCGACAACCGACAAGTCATCGTCAGCTACGACGCCGGCTTCAACCTAGCCGATGCGATCGATGCATTGCAGAAAGAAGGCTTCACCGAATCCGAAATGGTCCAGTGA
- a CDS encoding DUF533 domain-containing protein, with translation MDAMDILGALLGGKAGSGSAGGKVLKDMLGGAKRPAPSQPPRQHPRASQPQTIDSAAKSLEDLLGVSHNHHQSKRQTPATPAATRTQAPAAPSWSTAQVEAMNEQSKVLVRAMVNAAKSDGQVTQEEQDKILKQLDHVSQEEIAFLRTTFAETTDVKDLAWSVPLGMEEQVYTVSLIAIELDEQKEANYLADLAHGLRLAPARCNEIHQSLGAPVIFKG, from the coding sequence ATGGACGCGATGGATATTTTGGGTGCCCTCTTGGGCGGTAAAGCCGGTTCGGGTAGCGCGGGCGGCAAGGTGCTCAAAGACATGCTGGGCGGTGCCAAACGGCCGGCGCCTTCACAACCGCCACGACAACATCCGCGTGCATCCCAGCCACAGACGATTGATTCGGCCGCAAAGAGTCTCGAGGATTTGCTGGGCGTCAGTCACAACCATCATCAAAGCAAGCGTCAGACGCCGGCAACGCCCGCGGCGACTCGCACCCAAGCACCGGCCGCTCCGTCTTGGTCGACGGCCCAGGTCGAAGCGATGAACGAACAATCGAAGGTTTTGGTCCGTGCGATGGTCAACGCCGCCAAGTCCGACGGTCAAGTCACTCAAGAAGAACAAGACAAAATCCTGAAGCAGCTCGACCACGTTTCACAGGAAGAGATCGCGTTCTTACGAACCACGTTTGCCGAGACCACCGATGTGAAGGATCTGGCGTGGTCGGTGCCGCTTGGTATGGAAGAACAGGTCTACACAGTTTCACTGATCGCCATCGAATTGGACGAACAAAAGGAAGCCAATTACCTGGCCGACTTGGCCCACGGACTGCGATTGGCGCCAGCACGCTGTAACGAAATTCACCAGAGCCTCGGCGCACCGGTGATCTTCAAAGGCTGA
- a CDS encoding IRE (iron responsive element), protein MNRTTILRRKLTYLVILVAMLIPLYLLGQPSGGKTDLGGELSEMRIKYNIAESDLGEISPASETMKLASLGLRGVAATLLWNKAHEYRVMHEWDRLKATLNNIALLQPHFDKVWEHQAHNLAYNVSTEFDDYRQRYEMVREGTEFLTRGVRQNRNAPRLIWYTGWFYGSKMGMSDEKVQFRRLFADDDVLHEELLGENIAVDSPEARGPLGKPDNWLVGRLWLNHGYEMVDAGVKIRRQTPLNFYETGPKWRIQHAEAIEREGILDERAQNAWQMASEDWNAFGNRSIPTTSPFTIKLGSLEELERQKDEKIEQVRELVKDAFDVEQQARIDSLVDEHRKLWETPVDELPYADRDMYASIKEGVIPDLTKLARTADPSVRLRAIELVGELDDLEERLIKVRGYRTQINFPYWKTLALAEQEERTVRARRLIFDAEKANENAELDKAIALYEEGFEVWAEIFDDYPLLTIDDAAQDLFESLKRYSVAIDSEEIPEGFPLRTFVELMGEYGQVDSTLYASIQEEAEATAIARKAELAEEERLREEAAKAEEKAAMEKEAAEKEAAKKAASEKKAAEKKAKAEKRKAEKEAAEAKEADAAETESNASPADSDSPTDAENGEDVDGEKAE, encoded by the coding sequence ATGAACCGTACGACTATTCTTCGACGAAAACTTACGTACCTGGTCATCCTGGTCGCCATGTTGATCCCGCTGTATTTGCTGGGACAACCATCGGGCGGCAAGACTGACTTGGGCGGCGAGCTGTCCGAAATGCGGATCAAGTACAACATCGCTGAAAGCGATCTTGGCGAGATTAGCCCGGCCAGCGAAACGATGAAGCTGGCGTCACTCGGCTTGCGAGGTGTCGCAGCCACGTTGCTGTGGAACAAGGCGCACGAGTATCGCGTGATGCACGAATGGGATCGCTTGAAGGCGACGCTCAACAACATCGCGTTGCTGCAACCTCACTTCGACAAAGTTTGGGAACACCAGGCCCACAACTTGGCATACAACGTGTCGACCGAATTCGACGATTACCGCCAACGTTACGAAATGGTCCGCGAGGGTACCGAGTTTCTGACGCGAGGCGTTCGACAAAACCGTAACGCGCCGCGGCTGATTTGGTACACGGGATGGTTCTATGGATCAAAGATGGGGATGTCGGACGAGAAGGTCCAATTCCGACGTCTTTTCGCTGACGATGATGTGCTGCACGAGGAATTGCTGGGCGAAAACATCGCCGTCGACAGCCCCGAAGCGCGTGGCCCATTGGGCAAGCCAGACAATTGGTTGGTCGGACGACTGTGGCTTAATCACGGTTACGAAATGGTCGATGCGGGCGTCAAAATTCGCCGCCAAACACCGCTCAACTTTTACGAAACGGGACCGAAGTGGCGAATCCAACACGCCGAGGCGATCGAACGCGAAGGCATTCTGGATGAACGCGCCCAAAACGCTTGGCAGATGGCCAGCGAGGACTGGAATGCATTCGGCAATCGCAGCATTCCAACGACTTCCCCGTTCACGATCAAACTCGGTTCGCTAGAAGAGCTAGAACGTCAGAAGGACGAAAAGATCGAACAGGTCCGCGAGCTCGTCAAAGACGCTTTCGATGTCGAACAGCAGGCGAGAATCGATTCGCTTGTAGACGAACATCGCAAACTTTGGGAAACACCCGTCGACGAGTTGCCCTACGCCGATCGCGACATGTACGCGTCGATCAAGGAAGGTGTCATACCCGACTTGACGAAACTCGCTCGAACCGCCGATCCGTCGGTCCGCTTACGAGCAATCGAGCTGGTCGGCGAACTGGACGATCTGGAAGAACGTTTGATCAAAGTCCGTGGCTACCGAACGCAAATCAACTTCCCGTATTGGAAGACGCTTGCATTGGCGGAACAGGAAGAGCGAACGGTCAGAGCACGCCGGTTGATCTTTGACGCTGAAAAAGCCAACGAAAACGCCGAACTGGACAAAGCGATCGCGCTGTACGAAGAAGGCTTTGAAGTTTGGGCAGAGATCTTTGACGACTACCCGCTGCTGACAATCGACGACGCGGCCCAAGACCTGTTCGAATCACTCAAGCGATACTCGGTAGCCATCGACAGCGAAGAAATTCCGGAAGGCTTCCCGCTGCGAACCTTCGTCGAACTGATGGGTGAATACGGACAAGTGGACTCGACTCTTTACGCGTCGATTCAAGAAGAAGCAGAAGCGACGGCGATTGCTCGGAAAGCCGAACTGGCCGAAGAAGAACGTTTGAGAGAAGAAGCAGCCAAGGCCGAAGAGAAAGCGGCGATGGAAAAGGAAGCCGCAGAAAAGGAAGCGGCGAAGAAAGCGGCATCCGAAAAGAAAGCTGCTGAGAAGAAGGCCAAAGCAGAGAAACGAAAAGCCGAGAAAGAGGCGGCAGAAGCCAAAGAGGCTGACGCCGCAGAAACTGAATCGAACGCTTCGCCAGCCGACAGCGACAGTCCCACCGACGCCGAAAACGGCGAAGATGTCGATGGCGAAAAAGCCGAATGA
- a CDS encoding ABC transporter permease, which translates to MTLEPEDFWSFYEWLLRPNAFLESAALQGIVLLVLAVVLGLLIGYVVSAARYGPVEGFYAVARVIRDLVRFDLPGTSARRIYALARLAFKEAIRRRVLFVVGLFLVVLLLAGWYLNPDSDDPARLYISFVLTATNYLVLALALFISTFSLPAEIKSKTIYSIVTKPVRPTEIVLGRMIGFVGVGTLVLIPMGLASYLFVTRGLRHTHQEVIDVEELSNGRLIGETDYVRNHKHTFSIEPDADGEGLTDTVRGHQHVVTRKSDGSFAIGPPNGALRARIPSYGDIQFYDRSGEAKDAGIDVGNERLAGGYGSSGVSRLIGLSRGTRKAEHGYVEGGTLGAAEYTFYQVTPERYELGLPVDLSVRAYRSYKGDIESGIRGSITMKHPTKEIESNPIPFIVDEYTVDERVLPLDIEGTDNNETRLLNVFDDLVDENGRIKIVVRCLDRSQYLGMTRSGVYLRPAESSFWWNLVKAYMSIWLQMTMVIAFGVMFSTFLSGPVAMVATFVCVLLGFSAEQVYDTRHYIDEGVARGGGPVESLVRLLRQDAMTTELDVDSLAATVIKTTDAGIVYTLDAIATALPNLPKMVGTAEYAASGFDIFGALLLRHAAATLGYCVLAFIVSYFFLKSREIAA; encoded by the coding sequence ATGACCCTTGAACCGGAAGATTTCTGGTCGTTCTACGAATGGTTGCTACGACCCAATGCGTTTCTAGAAAGTGCGGCGTTGCAAGGCATCGTGCTGTTGGTGCTGGCCGTCGTGCTAGGACTTTTGATCGGTTACGTCGTTTCGGCGGCCCGATACGGACCCGTCGAAGGTTTCTATGCGGTCGCCCGTGTGATTCGCGACTTGGTGCGTTTTGATTTGCCCGGCACTTCGGCTCGCCGAATCTATGCATTGGCCCGTTTGGCTTTCAAAGAAGCGATTCGCCGCCGCGTTTTGTTCGTGGTCGGATTGTTTTTGGTTGTGTTGTTGTTGGCGGGTTGGTACTTGAACCCCGACAGCGACGACCCGGCCCGGCTTTACATCAGCTTCGTCTTGACGGCGACGAACTATCTTGTGCTGGCGCTTGCGCTGTTCATCAGTACGTTCTCGTTGCCCGCGGAAATCAAGAGCAAAACGATTTACTCGATCGTTACCAAACCGGTGCGACCGACCGAAATCGTGCTGGGCCGAATGATCGGCTTTGTCGGCGTCGGCACGTTGGTGCTGATCCCAATGGGTTTGGCCAGTTATCTGTTTGTCACGCGAGGACTGCGTCACACGCACCAGGAGGTCATCGATGTCGAAGAACTCAGCAACGGCCGACTGATCGGTGAGACCGATTACGTACGCAACCACAAGCACACCTTTTCGATTGAACCCGATGCCGACGGTGAAGGTTTGACCGACACGGTTCGCGGTCACCAACACGTTGTGACGCGAAAGTCCGACGGGTCGTTCGCGATCGGTCCACCCAACGGCGCGCTGCGTGCTCGGATTCCATCGTACGGCGATATTCAGTTCTATGATCGCAGCGGCGAAGCGAAAGATGCTGGCATCGACGTTGGTAACGAACGTCTGGCCGGCGGTTACGGCAGCTCCGGTGTGTCGCGCTTGATCGGCTTGTCACGTGGCACGCGGAAAGCGGAACACGGTTACGTCGAAGGCGGAACCTTGGGTGCGGCCGAGTACACGTTCTATCAGGTCACGCCCGAACGTTATGAACTTGGTTTACCGGTTGATTTGTCCGTCCGTGCCTACCGTTCATACAAGGGTGATATCGAATCGGGCATCCGTGGTTCGATCACGATGAAGCACCCGACCAAAGAAATTGAGTCCAACCCGATTCCCTTTATCGTCGACGAATACACAGTCGATGAAAGGGTGCTGCCGCTCGACATCGAAGGTACCGACAACAACGAAACTCGCTTGCTGAATGTCTTCGATGACCTGGTCGACGAAAACGGTCGCATTAAGATTGTCGTTCGCTGTTTGGACCGCAGCCAGTATTTGGGCATGACGCGAAGCGGTGTCTACTTGAGACCTGCCGAGAGCTCATTCTGGTGGAACTTGGTCAAAGCGTACATGTCGATCTGGCTACAGATGACAATGGTGATCGCATTCGGCGTTATGTTCAGTACGTTCCTGAGCGGTCCCGTTGCGATGGTGGCGACCTTCGTATGCGTGTTGCTCGGCTTCTCGGCCGAACAGGTTTACGACACCCGTCACTACATCGACGAAGGGGTCGCTCGCGGCGGTGGTCCGGTCGAGTCGCTGGTGCGGTTGCTGCGACAAGATGCGATGACGACCGAATTGGACGTCGACTCGCTGGCGGCCACGGTGATCAAAACGACCGATGCGGGAATCGTTTACACGCTCGACGCGATCGCGACGGCGCTACCGAACTTGCCCAAGATGGTTGGCACCGCCGAGTATGCGGCCAGCGGTTTCGACATCTTCGGTGCGTTACTTCTGCGTCACGCCGCCGCCACGCTCGGATATTGCGTGTTGGCTTTCATTGTCAGTTACTTCTTCCTGAAATCGCGTGAGATCGCGGCATGA
- a CDS encoding ABC transporter ATP-binding protein, whose amino-acid sequence MDNEATAVAEAQNSASSQTQTNPTDSGVVIETRNLSKIYRDFWGRKKVHALKSLDIEVKKGEIFGLLGPNGSGKSTTIKLILGLLFPTSGRVLVFDKDATETSKNERIGYLPEESYLYKFLTAEETLDFYGRLFDMSSADRRRRVAELIELVGLKGAKHRQLREYSKGMTRRVGLAQALINDPDLILLDEPTTGLDPIGTREMKDLILALRDQGKTVLLCSHQLADVQDVCDRVAILHQGELKELGRVSELLKVQDVTEIHATGLDDATKAEIAELIARKGGHVKSIDNPTATMEDLFLNIVRESEARPGARRVTSSSDQTGESVQKSEGGQ is encoded by the coding sequence GTGGATAACGAAGCAACTGCGGTCGCTGAGGCCCAAAACAGTGCCTCATCGCAGACCCAAACCAACCCGACCGACTCGGGCGTCGTCATCGAGACTCGCAACCTCAGTAAAATTTATCGCGACTTTTGGGGTCGAAAGAAGGTTCACGCGCTCAAGTCGCTGGACATCGAAGTCAAAAAGGGCGAAATTTTCGGCCTGCTCGGACCCAACGGCTCGGGCAAATCGACCACAATCAAGCTGATTCTGGGGCTTTTGTTCCCCACCAGCGGCCGTGTGTTGGTGTTCGATAAAGACGCCACCGAAACCAGCAAGAACGAGCGAATCGGGTACCTGCCCGAGGAATCGTATCTGTACAAGTTCTTGACGGCCGAGGAAACGCTCGACTTTTACGGTCGTTTGTTCGACATGTCCAGCGCTGATCGCCGTCGCCGGGTCGCCGAGCTGATCGAATTGGTCGGCCTGAAGGGCGCCAAGCACCGTCAGCTTCGCGAATACAGTAAAGGGATGACCCGCCGAGTCGGTTTGGCCCAGGCGTTGATCAACGACCCCGACTTGATCCTGCTGGACGAACCGACGACGGGTCTGGACCCGATCGGTACCCGCGAAATGAAGGACTTGATCCTGGCCCTTCGCGACCAAGGCAAAACGGTTCTGCTTTGCAGCCACCAATTAGCGGACGTGCAAGACGTTTGCGACCGCGTCGCGATTCTGCACCAAGGCGAACTGAAGGAACTCGGCCGCGTATCGGAACTGTTGAAGGTCCAGGACGTTACCGAAATCCACGCCACCGGATTGGATGACGCGACGAAGGCCGAGATCGCCGAACTGATCGCTCGCAAGGGCGGCCACGTCAAGTCGATCGACAACCCGACCGCGACGATGGAAGACCTGTTCTTGAACATCGTTCGCGAAAGCGAAGCCCGCCCCGGTGCCCGACGCGTAACGTCGTCATCGGATCAAACTGGCGAGAGCGTCCAGAAGAGCGAGGGCGGTCAATGA
- a CDS encoding bifunctional folylpolyglutamate synthase/dihydrofolate synthase → MTNDDGAYRQALDFLYDRINYERMTSGTSRYPFRLTRMRELLQRLDLGHWLHGDESGPHVPLVHIAGTKGKGSTASMVAASLTAAGIKTGLYTSPHLYDLEERFRVDGELCRPADLVRLVDTVRPLDEELIAEDKGAASFFELTTALALLHFHRSGCGAVVLETGLGGRLDSTNVCRPDVTAITTIGLDHQHVLGDTLAKIAAEKAGIIKPGVPVISGVVADEPADVIEQVASNQNARLLKIDRDFSIDWKLKPDWGSNVEFHGKTSPLSASLATTLAMEGQHQSRNAATAIAITQVLRDRLSLSIDDDTIAGALANLCCEGRIQRYRLNSGVTGIVDAAHNEDSIGALCDSVRNRATGPVAIVFGTSHDKSADRMLELIAQLAMQVDLRTIQLTRFQGNPRWRPPAELMAMVPDSIVAKAAVNENAIAACEAALRTVSPDGTLVVCGSFFLAAEAAPWMRSNES, encoded by the coding sequence GTGACCAACGACGATGGGGCTTATCGGCAAGCCCTCGATTTTTTGTACGACCGAATCAATTACGAACGGATGACCAGCGGAACGTCGCGGTATCCGTTTCGTTTGACGCGAATGCGAGAACTGCTGCAGCGGCTCGATCTGGGGCATTGGTTGCACGGTGACGAGTCGGGGCCGCACGTGCCGCTGGTTCACATCGCCGGCACCAAGGGCAAAGGATCGACGGCGTCGATGGTCGCCGCTTCGTTGACCGCCGCGGGCATCAAAACAGGACTGTACACGTCGCCGCACCTGTACGACTTGGAAGAACGATTTCGGGTCGATGGCGAACTTTGCCGGCCGGCTGACTTGGTTCGGTTGGTCGATACGGTTCGGCCGTTGGACGAAGAATTGATCGCCGAAGATAAAGGCGCGGCATCGTTTTTCGAGCTGACGACGGCGCTGGCGCTGTTGCATTTCCATCGCAGCGGTTGCGGCGCCGTGGTGCTGGAAACGGGTCTGGGCGGACGACTGGACAGCACCAACGTGTGCCGGCCCGATGTGACGGCTATCACCACGATCGGACTGGATCACCAACACGTCCTGGGCGACACGCTAGCCAAAATCGCAGCGGAAAAAGCGGGCATCATCAAACCGGGCGTGCCCGTCATCAGCGGCGTGGTCGCCGACGAACCGGCCGACGTCATCGAGCAGGTGGCGTCCAACCAGAACGCGCGACTGCTAAAGATCGACCGCGACTTCTCGATCGATTGGAAGCTGAAGCCCGATTGGGGGTCCAACGTCGAATTTCATGGAAAAACGTCGCCGCTTTCGGCTTCCCTTGCAACGACGCTGGCGATGGAAGGCCAGCATCAATCACGCAACGCCGCCACCGCGATCGCGATCACTCAAGTGCTTCGCGACCGGCTATCGCTTTCGATCGACGACGACACGATCGCCGGGGCGTTGGCGAACCTTTGCTGCGAGGGGCGGATTCAACGGTACCGATTGAATTCGGGAGTGACCGGTATCGTGGACGCGGCGCACAACGAAGATTCGATCGGGGCGCTCTGTGACTCGGTTCGCAACCGGGCGACGGGTCCGGTCGCGATCGTGTTCGGGACCAGCCACGACAAGTCGGCCGACCGGATGTTGGAATTGATCGCCCAATTGGCAATGCAAGTCGATTTGCGAACGATCCAATTGACGCGATTCCAAGGCAATCCGCGGTGGAGGCCACCGGCGGAACTGATGGCGATGGTCCCCGATTCGATCGTGGCGAAAGCGGCGGTCAACGAAAACGCAATCGCGGCATGCGAAGCGGCACTGCGAACGGTTTCACCCGATGGAACGCTGGTCGTGTGCGGTTCTTTTTTCCTAGCGGCCGAAGCGGCGCCGTGGATGCGTTCGAACGAGTCATGA
- a CDS encoding MBL fold metallo-hydrolase — translation MEVITLQSGSSGNCVFVEADGVRLLFDAGISARQAELRLAQHGRDICDIDALVISHDHRDHSTGIGTFHRKFGLPVYVTAKTFQEVRRRIKIGPVSDLRHFVAGDTLSFGPVKVETHSTPHDAADGVVFVVEDSQHRFGLLTDLGHVFEGLGELMSTLDAVLIESNYDPDMLDRGPYPEFLKHRIRGPKGHLSNLDCAMLLKKAVRDRLRWACLGHLSETNNDPEVAMRTHHEILGAEFPLRCADRKAASTKMLIGDHQTDNPTWTRDAARGT, via the coding sequence ATGGAAGTGATCACCTTGCAATCGGGAAGCAGCGGCAATTGTGTTTTCGTCGAAGCCGACGGAGTTCGATTGCTATTTGACGCGGGCATCAGTGCTCGCCAAGCCGAACTTCGGTTGGCCCAGCACGGTCGCGACATCTGTGACATCGACGCCCTGGTCATCTCGCACGACCACCGTGATCACTCCACCGGCATCGGCACGTTCCATCGCAAATTCGGGCTGCCGGTCTACGTCACGGCGAAGACTTTCCAAGAAGTTCGCCGGCGAATCAAGATTGGTCCGGTCAGCGACCTGCGTCACTTCGTGGCCGGCGACACGCTCTCGTTTGGTCCGGTCAAAGTTGAAACCCATTCGACGCCTCACGACGCGGCCGATGGAGTCGTATTCGTCGTCGAAGACTCACAGCATCGGTTCGGATTGCTGACCGATCTGGGTCACGTGTTTGAAGGACTGGGCGAACTGATGTCGACGCTCGACGCAGTGTTGATCGAAAGCAATTACGACCCCGACATGCTGGACCGCGGTCCGTATCCTGAATTTTTGAAGCATCGCATTCGAGGCCCCAAGGGACACTTGTCCAACCTCGACTGCGCGATGCTGTTGAAGAAAGCCGTCCGCGATCGGTTGCGATGGGCGTGCCTGGGACACCTGTCCGAAACGAACAACGATCCCGAAGTCGCGATGCGAACGCACCACGAAATCCTGGGTGCCGAGTTCCCCCTGCGCTGTGCCGACCGAAAGGCAGCGTCAACAAAGATGCTGATCGGCGACCACCAGACGGACAACCCGACGTGGACCCGCGACGCCGCTCGCGGGACGTGA
- a CDS encoding 4'-phosphopantetheinyl transferase family protein yields the protein MTSDPPNTETVRVWHATSSSGPAGPIERHCESWLDESERQRADRFRQPTSRNQHVIGRGMARQLLGANGIPPDAIRFDIETYGKPFVIEPDTARRPFNVAHTDGLVMCGIADRPDSLVGVDIERLDRRTDPGLADRYFSKPEIEFLKTCGTGDARRAAFLRIWTLKESFIKAIGTGLQTPLADFAFEEIESDSPKIRMLDPKLESDRQWQFYCVAPRPGFIGAVAVAPGQAATLALELHSFDELVST from the coding sequence ATGACTTCCGACCCACCCAACACCGAAACTGTGCGAGTTTGGCACGCGACCAGCTCGTCGGGTCCGGCCGGCCCGATCGAGCGTCACTGCGAGAGTTGGCTTGACGAATCCGAACGCCAACGCGCGGACAGGTTTCGCCAACCGACCAGCCGCAATCAACACGTGATCGGCCGTGGGATGGCGCGGCAATTATTGGGTGCCAACGGAATCCCGCCGGACGCGATTCGGTTCGACATCGAAACGTACGGTAAACCGTTTGTGATCGAACCCGACACGGCGCGGCGTCCGTTCAACGTGGCTCACACCGACGGGTTGGTGATGTGCGGCATCGCTGACCGTCCCGATTCGTTGGTCGGCGTGGACATCGAACGGCTGGATCGACGGACCGATCCGGGACTGGCCGACCGTTATTTTTCGAAACCCGAAATCGAATTCTTGAAAACGTGTGGAACCGGCGACGCCCGCCGCGCGGCGTTCCTGCGAATTTGGACTTTGAAAGAATCGTTCATCAAAGCGATCGGCACGGGTTTGCAAACGCCGCTCGCCGATTTCGCGTTTGAGGAAATCGAATCGGATAGCCCCAAAATTCGGATGCTCGACCCGAAACTGGAAAGCGATCGGCAATGGCAGTTTTACTGCGTCGCACCTCGGCCCGGTTTCATCGGCGCGGTTGCGGTCGCACCCGGTCAAGCGGCAACGCTCGCGTTGGAACTGCACAGCTTTGACGAGCTGGTGTCGACTTAG